The following are encoded in a window of Hypanus sabinus isolate sHypSab1 unplaced genomic scaffold, sHypSab1.hap1 scaffold_1752, whole genome shotgun sequence genomic DNA:
- the LOC132387339 gene encoding cystatin-B-like: protein MAPVWTKEQPATTEVHKVADEVKSDAESHIHALEQIFVAKTYREQDQTIMLGKLLLIKVDIGNPNNFVHMEVFVPSNKLPVLVAIQENFSNCAPLEPLV from the exons atggcacCAGTGTGGACAAAAGAACAGCCGGCCACGACAGAGGTCCATAAGGTCGCAGATGAG GTGAAATCCGACGCGGAGAGTCACATCCACGCCTTAGAGCAGATATTCGTCGCGAAAACGTACCGTGAGCAGGACCAGACCATCATGCTGGGAAAACTTCTACTGATCAAG GTCGATATTGGAAACCCCAACAACTTCGTCCACATGGAGGTGTTCGTTCCCAGTAACAAGCTGCCAGTTCTGGTGGCGATCCAGGAAAACTTCAGTAACTGCGCTCCGCTGGAACCCTTGGTCTGA